A genomic window from Pseudomonadota bacterium includes:
- a CDS encoding 4Fe-4S binding protein, whose product MAFNPIVDEDKCQGCAECVDVCPVEVFEIQDEKSVAVNAEECLGCESCVEVCEPGAITIEET is encoded by the coding sequence ATGGCTTTTAATCCTATCGTAGATGAAGACAAATGTCAGGGTTGTGCTGAATGTGTTGATGTATGCCCGGTTGAAGTTTTTGAAATCCAAGATGAGAAATCCGTAGCGGTTAATGCGGAAGAATGTCTCGGTTGCGAAAGCTGTGTAGAAGTTTGTGAACCAGGCGCAATTACAATTGAAGAAACATAA
- a CDS encoding DUF2088 domain-containing protein translates to MLSLDTVIYPETALVSQKLYKSPVNDIKSELESAFSTISFSGKIKPGETVAVAVGSRGIDKIDSVVYSCARFLENLGLKPFIIPAMGSHGGANAEGQKNILEKLKISEGAIGIPVCPDMETDSIGKLSCGLDINFSKKALSANHIVIINRIKPHTKFTADIESGLCKMLAIGLGKEKGASAFHNFAVQHGFGIIEETADYIINKLNILFGIALIEDGYGNLSKIEVIQPHNIISREKELLIQARNMMGSIAFDFLDLLIIDFFGKDISGIGMDSNITGRHRDIVGDFYTSPHAKRIFVRDFSPGSDGNGNGIGLADITTTRLVNSLDMNKTYTNAIAAISPEKAAIPIHFGTDRKCLEVCAKTLGLESLQDCRIVRIRDTKHLDLIQVSKALEEEIESNPDLKRVSDWEPFKFDGNDNLVSLSH, encoded by the coding sequence ATGTTATCTTTAGACACTGTTATATATCCGGAGACAGCTCTCGTATCACAGAAGCTGTATAAATCACCTGTAAATGATATTAAAAGCGAGCTTGAATCCGCCTTTTCCACTATATCTTTTTCCGGTAAAATCAAACCGGGAGAAACTGTTGCTGTTGCTGTGGGCAGCAGGGGAATAGATAAAATAGATTCAGTTGTTTATAGCTGTGCAAGATTTCTTGAAAATCTTGGATTAAAGCCTTTTATAATTCCGGCTATGGGAAGTCATGGCGGGGCAAATGCCGAAGGCCAGAAAAATATACTTGAAAAACTAAAAATAAGTGAAGGCGCAATTGGAATTCCGGTTTGTCCGGACATGGAAACAGATAGCATCGGCAAACTATCTTGTGGTTTAGATATCAATTTTTCAAAAAAAGCACTTTCAGCCAATCATATTGTTATAATCAACAGAATTAAACCTCATACAAAATTTACGGCTGATATTGAAAGCGGGCTTTGTAAAATGCTTGCCATAGGGCTTGGAAAAGAAAAAGGTGCGTCGGCTTTTCACAATTTTGCTGTACAACACGGCTTTGGTATTATTGAAGAAACTGCCGATTATATTATTAACAAACTAAATATCTTGTTTGGAATCGCTCTTATAGAAGACGGTTATGGTAACCTTTCAAAGATTGAGGTGATACAACCCCACAATATTATTAGTCGCGAAAAAGAGCTTTTAATACAGGCAAGAAATATGATGGGAAGTATTGCCTTTGATTTTCTTGATCTTCTGATCATTGATTTTTTCGGAAAGGATATAAGCGGCATAGGCATGGATTCCAATATCACAGGAAGGCACAGAGATATTGTCGGAGATTTTTATACTTCTCCTCATGCAAAGCGAATTTTTGTAAGAGATTTCTCTCCCGGTTCTGATGGAAACGGTAATGGAATAGGACTTGCCGATATAACTACTACCCGCCTTGTAAACAGCCTTGATATGAATAAAACATACACCAATGCCATAGCGGCCATTTCCCCGGAAAAAGCTGCTATCCCGATTCATTTCGGCACAGACCGCAAATGCCTTGAGGTTTGTGCAAAAACACTCGGCCTTGAATCATTGCAAGATTGCCGCATTGTAAGAATAAGAGATACCAAACACCTTGATCTGATACAGGTTTCAAAAGCTCTTGAAGAAGAAATTGAATCAAACCCCGATTTAAAAAGGGTTTCAGATTGGGAGCCGTTTAAATTTGATGGCAACGATAATCTTGTTTCCTTGTCACATTAA
- a CDS encoding GNAT family N-acetyltransferase — protein MFEEIWEQKGLKIEIAKTKELESAYADKIIKQIPEGVCKAWVIKNDDEIIASGAITVLSFVPVPSDLSHNIAYLHSMYTEKSHRQNKCAQMIVDRAIQYCKKNGIRRVILNASDAGKPIYEKAGFISSPETMRLFIK, from the coding sequence ATGTTTGAAGAAATTTGGGAACAAAAAGGTCTCAAAATTGAAATTGCTAAAACCAAGGAACTTGAATCTGCATATGCTGATAAAATCATCAAACAAATTCCGGAAGGAGTTTGTAAGGCCTGGGTTATAAAAAACGATGATGAGATTATTGCCAGTGGAGCCATTACAGTCTTAAGTTTTGTTCCTGTTCCATCCGATTTAAGTCATAACATTGCATACTTGCATAGCATGTACACAGAAAAGAGCCATCGGCAGAATAAATGTGCGCAGATGATAGTTGATAGAGCAATTCAATATTGTAAAAAAAATGGAATCCGTCGGGTTATTCTCAATGCGAGTGATGCTGGTAAGCCAATTTATGAAAAAGCAGGTTTTATATCTTCACCGGAGACAATGAGGCTGTTTATTAAATAA
- a CDS encoding DUF3786 domain-containing protein, with the protein MKHPENTIEILKLLDKSNCRACGFATCLVFAIAVFKGEKNLGDCPKVDPEIAKEYCSTTPPKSGTSTETQEDGILLLQKQISEIDLASAADRTGGRYIKGQLIIKVLGKDFYVNSQGQLSSDIHINQWVAGPVLNYVLKAQGVSPGDTWVPLRELERGKEWDSFFVKRCEEPLKKIADNYTEFFKDLVYVFNGKQVQNHYQSDVSIVLHPLPKVPLLICYWKAEEGLPSTLNLFFDVNVEKNLPIESVYTIGTGLAVMFGKLAQRHG; encoded by the coding sequence ATGAAACACCCTGAAAATACTATTGAAATATTAAAATTACTTGACAAATCCAACTGCCGGGCATGCGGTTTTGCTACCTGTCTGGTTTTTGCCATTGCAGTGTTTAAAGGTGAAAAAAACCTTGGAGACTGTCCAAAGGTCGATCCGGAAATTGCCAAAGAGTATTGCAGTACCACACCCCCAAAATCCGGTACCTCCACGGAAACTCAGGAAGACGGGATACTCCTGCTTCAAAAGCAAATCAGCGAAATTGATCTGGCTTCGGCTGCAGACCGCACCGGAGGCAGATATATCAAAGGCCAATTGATAATCAAGGTTTTGGGGAAAGACTTTTATGTGAATTCGCAGGGGCAGTTATCTTCAGATATCCATATCAACCAATGGGTTGCAGGTCCTGTGCTTAATTACGTACTAAAAGCACAGGGAGTCTCTCCGGGTGATACATGGGTTCCTTTGCGGGAACTTGAAAGAGGAAAAGAGTGGGATAGTTTTTTTGTAAAACGCTGCGAAGAGCCATTAAAAAAAATTGCAGACAATTATACTGAGTTTTTTAAAGATCTGGTCTATGTTTTCAACGGAAAGCAGGTTCAAAATCATTATCAATCTGATGTTTCGATAGTTTTGCATCCATTGCCCAAAGTCCCTCTTCTGATTTGCTACTGGAAAGCGGAAGAGGGTCTGCCGTCTACCCTGAACCTTTTTTTTGATGTTAACGTAGAAAAAAATCTTCCAATTGAATCAGTATATACTATCGGCACGGGTCTTGCCGTGATGTTCGGAAAGCTTGCTCAAAGGCATGGATAA
- a CDS encoding helix-turn-helix transcriptional regulator, producing MAFASALRNGETKPDYCMEFAAPINISKVYPVFDDKGDLASTITIDFDVPEESSPAFPAHHIEQTDYETNGIPDTGDAIIDENGIKNDTGNNSTIADFFDTDEKTGIPPLSLREIQVLKYITNGYTNPEIAKILGISPHTVKSHVVHIFNKIGVNDRTQAAVWATRYNIMDEN from the coding sequence ATGGCGTTTGCATCAGCCCTGCGTAATGGAGAAACCAAGCCCGATTATTGTATGGAGTTTGCTGCGCCCATCAACATAAGCAAGGTATATCCGGTTTTTGACGACAAAGGCGATCTTGCTTCTACTATTACAATCGATTTTGATGTGCCGGAAGAATCTTCTCCGGCTTTTCCTGCACACCACATTGAACAAACCGACTATGAAACAAATGGCATACCTGACACGGGAGATGCAATAATAGACGAGAATGGTATCAAAAACGATACCGGTAACAATAGTACCATTGCTGATTTTTTTGATACGGATGAAAAAACGGGCATCCCGCCGTTAAGCCTGCGTGAAATCCAGGTGCTTAAATATATAACCAATGGTTACACAAACCCTGAAATAGCAAAGATTCTGGGCATCAGCCCCCACACCGTAAAAAGTCATGTGGTCCACATTTTTAATAAGATTGGAGTAAATGACCGGACCCAGGCTGCCGTCTGGGCGACACGGTATAACATTATGGATGAAAATTGA
- a CDS encoding WD40 repeat domain-containing protein, protein MDNISGWDWDIGKKLIADISDWKNTYQWVEEPYVSSDGEKIAAVIQVPDDEVFTMCENGVAWENAFDRIWYPRYSPDGRLTAFVSDSMEWALAVNGETVEDKYDFAWDTRFGDDGKNIIYMAQKEGKYFAVVNDVPWENIFLNLTGLAVSNDGKRVGAVAQTVAFKEAEIFKFQEGCYAAVVDGVVWNKNFVNVWDVVFSPDGKKVAAGIRTSLYDYTIAIDGIAWDKSFASVWEPVFSPKDASVSAPVRSSGKWFLAKDGQILWNKQFEQLWHHIYSKDGNKIAAIVAPQFGRWTISVDGNTWDITFADMVTDAVFSPDGRKVACLGKDNNKWTVAVDGNTWDEYDMAWKPVFSPDSNNVAAKVEKNGSYTIVVNGKPLKEDFAAVWNPVFSPDSKKILIRAIESGSNENKYFRRVIPVSDIKG, encoded by the coding sequence ATGGACAACATTTCCGGTTGGGACTGGGATATCGGTAAGAAATTAATTGCTGATATCTCAGACTGGAAAAATACATATCAATGGGTGGAAGAACCTTATGTAAGTTCAGATGGTGAAAAAATAGCAGCTGTAATTCAGGTTCCCGATGATGAGGTTTTTACCATGTGCGAAAATGGCGTTGCATGGGAAAATGCTTTCGACAGAATCTGGTATCCAAGATATTCGCCGGATGGCAGACTAACGGCTTTTGTTTCGGATTCCATGGAATGGGCTCTTGCCGTAAACGGGGAAACCGTAGAAGATAAATACGATTTCGCATGGGATACCCGTTTTGGCGATGATGGAAAAAACATAATCTATATGGCGCAGAAAGAGGGAAAATATTTTGCCGTAGTAAACGATGTGCCCTGGGAAAATATTTTTTTAAATTTGACCGGCCTTGCGGTTAGCAATGATGGCAAAAGGGTTGGTGCTGTGGCACAGACTGTTGCCTTTAAAGAAGCTGAAATATTCAAATTCCAGGAAGGTTGTTACGCGGCGGTAGTTGACGGAGTAGTATGGAATAAAAATTTCGTAAATGTATGGGATGTTGTTTTTAGTCCTGATGGCAAAAAGGTTGCTGCAGGAATAAGGACGAGCCTTTATGATTACACAATTGCCATAGATGGAATTGCCTGGGATAAAAGCTTTGCCTCTGTTTGGGAACCGGTGTTTAGCCCGAAAGATGCTTCCGTTTCTGCTCCTGTTCGTTCTTCCGGAAAATGGTTTCTGGCAAAAGACGGGCAAATTTTATGGAATAAACAATTCGAACAACTCTGGCACCATATCTACAGCAAAGATGGAAATAAAATTGCGGCGATTGTTGCTCCTCAGTTCGGCAGGTGGACTATTTCTGTTGATGGAAATACTTGGGATATAACCTTTGCCGATATGGTTACGGATGCCGTTTTCAGCCCTGATGGAAGAAAAGTTGCATGTCTTGGGAAAGACAATAATAAATGGACGGTTGCTGTTGATGGAAATACTTGGGATGAATATGACATGGCCTGGAAACCTGTTTTCAGTCCTGACAGTAATAATGTTGCTGCGAAGGTTGAAAAAAACGGCAGTTATACAATAGTCGTTAACGGCAAACCTTTAAAAGAAGATTTTGCAGCAGTATGGAATCCGGTATTTAGTCCTGACTCAAAAAAGATTTTAATCAGAGCAATAGAATCCGGGAGCAATGAAAATAAATATTTTAGACGTGTTATCCCCGTTAGCGATATTAAGGGTTGA
- a CDS encoding respiratory nitrate reductase subunit gamma translates to MHDIYNFVSGPMVWASFILFAAGCIYRFISMALLARKKDPFIYNYMSPYHALRSVFHWLTPFGSESMKKQPVFTTVAFAFHICIILAPLFLFAHIILIKQSWNISWWFISDTTADIMTVIVIASCVYFLIRRIVRPEVKYLTSASDFIILALVAAPFITGFWTYHQFAGYNIMGILHILSGEIMLVSIPFTRLSHMLFFPISRGYMGSEFGAIRNAKDW, encoded by the coding sequence ATGCATGACATTTATAATTTTGTCAGCGGCCCTATGGTCTGGGCTTCTTTCATTTTATTTGCGGCAGGATGTATTTATAGATTTATCTCCATGGCTTTACTTGCCAGAAAAAAAGATCCTTTTATATACAATTATATGAGCCCGTATCATGCACTTCGTTCTGTCTTTCACTGGTTAACCCCTTTTGGAAGCGAGAGCATGAAAAAACAACCTGTATTTACTACTGTTGCGTTTGCGTTCCATATCTGCATAATTCTTGCTCCTCTTTTTCTTTTTGCTCATATAATTCTTATTAAACAATCGTGGAATATAAGCTGGTGGTTTATATCAGATACTACTGCTGATATTATGACAGTCATTGTCATTGCTTCATGTGTTTATTTTCTCATAAGAAGAATTGTCCGGCCGGAGGTGAAATACCTTACGTCTGCTTCCGATTTTATTATACTTGCTTTGGTTGCAGCACCTTTTATTACAGGCTTCTGGACTTATCACCAGTTTGCAGGATACAATATTATGGGAATCTTACACATCCTGTCCGGAGAAATCATGCTGGTTTCCATACCTTTTACCCGTTTAAGCCATATGCTTTTTTTCCCGATTTCAAGAGGGTATATGGGTTCGGAATTTGGAGCAATACGTAATGCAAAAGACTGGTAA
- a CDS encoding (Fe-S)-binding protein produces MSETVINAAKEITDEGIVGGAAKLTPEKIEKVINSVLKAEGGARLKTYVDICAHCGLCSEACHYYLSHDKDPKYSPAGKVKQTVWEILKKKGKVDVEFMKRASEIASTECNLCRRCVMYCPFGIDIAYLLLTVRRICHKLGITPQYIQDTAHSHSATANQMWVKDDEWIDSLMWQEDEARAEIPDLRIPIDKEGADIFYSVIGPEPKFRAQLIYQAAVIMHAAGVNWTMPATPGWDNSDMCMFTGDFEMMARLKKVHFESAARLKVKKIVMGECGHAFRSVHDVGNRALAWKMSPIEVVHAIEFYYQLIRDKKINIIKKYEKPVTFHDPCNTVRGRGLHEMGRFVTNATCETLIEMHPNREHNYCCCAGGGVINCGPPYKKARIDGDKIKAEQLAAAKAKGAQTIIAPCHNCHGGLEDIIHHYKLDMDLKFLGDIIYETMEKPE; encoded by the coding sequence ATGTCTGAAACCGTAATTAATGCCGCCAAAGAAATAACCGATGAAGGAATTGTCGGGGGGGCGGCGAAACTAACTCCTGAAAAAATAGAAAAGGTTATAAACAGTGTATTAAAAGCCGAGGGAGGCGCCCGGCTTAAAACATATGTTGATATCTGTGCTCACTGCGGGCTTTGCAGTGAGGCATGCCATTATTATCTTTCACATGATAAAGATCCGAAATATTCCCCGGCTGGCAAGGTAAAGCAGACCGTATGGGAAATATTAAAGAAAAAGGGTAAGGTTGATGTCGAGTTCATGAAACGCGCATCTGAAATTGCTTCAACCGAATGCAATCTCTGCCGACGTTGTGTAATGTATTGCCCTTTTGGAATTGATATTGCCTACTTGCTTTTAACTGTCAGAAGAATATGCCACAAACTGGGAATTACTCCTCAGTATATACAGGATACCGCACACAGCCATTCAGCTACGGCAAACCAGATGTGGGTTAAAGACGATGAATGGATAGACAGTCTTATGTGGCAGGAAGATGAAGCTCGCGCCGAAATACCCGATTTGCGGATACCGATTGATAAAGAGGGCGCCGATATCTTCTATTCCGTTATCGGCCCGGAACCCAAGTTTCGCGCACAGCTTATATATCAGGCGGCAGTTATAATGCATGCTGCCGGTGTTAACTGGACGATGCCTGCTACTCCTGGATGGGATAACAGCGACATGTGTATGTTTACCGGCGATTTTGAAATGATGGCAAGATTAAAAAAAGTGCATTTTGAATCTGCTGCAAGACTGAAAGTTAAAAAAATTGTAATGGGTGAATGCGGCCATGCTTTCCGCTCGGTCCATGACGTCGGCAACAGGGCGCTTGCATGGAAAATGTCACCCATAGAAGTAGTTCATGCAATTGAATTCTACTACCAGCTTATAAGGGACAAAAAGATTAACATAATCAAAAAATATGAGAAACCGGTTACATTCCATGACCCTTGCAATACAGTTCGCGGAAGAGGCCTTCATGAGATGGGGCGTTTTGTTACAAATGCAACCTGTGAAACACTGATTGAAATGCATCCGAACCGTGAGCACAATTACTGCTGCTGTGCAGGCGGCGGTGTTATAAACTGCGGCCCTCCTTATAAAAAGGCGCGAATAGACGGAGACAAAATTAAAGCAGAGCAATTGGCTGCAGCAAAGGCAAAAGGCGCTCAAACGATTATCGCTCCATGCCATAACTGTCACGGAGGACTTGAAGACATTATTCATCACTACAAGCTTGATATGGATTTGAAATTTCTTGGCGATATTATATATGAAACTATGGAAAAGCCGGAATAA
- a CDS encoding cytochrome c family protein, producing MRRKFWGLFSIIILSIIFIYTAAYSQEDIKYVQDPAFTKKMRPDPVFNHDEHNENADIEDCSTCHHFYKDKVKVEDETSEDMKCSECHIIDKDPVPLVNKYHQRCKGCHEQEKAGPVMCSECHVKQDIK from the coding sequence ATGAGAAGGAAGTTTTGGGGACTGTTTTCGATAATTATTTTGTCAATTATCTTTATATATACAGCTGCCTATTCACAGGAAGATATAAAATATGTTCAGGACCCTGCATTTACAAAAAAAATGAGGCCTGATCCGGTTTTTAACCATGATGAACATAACGAAAATGCTGATATTGAAGATTGCAGCACATGCCATCATTTTTATAAAGACAAAGTAAAAGTTGAAGATGAAACATCGGAAGATATGAAGTGTTCCGAATGTCATATTATTGATAAAGATCCCGTACCTCTTGTGAACAAATATCATCAACGCTGCAAAGGATGCCATGAACAGGAAAAAGCCGGTCCGGTAATGTGCAGCGAATGCCATGTTAAACAGGACATTAAGTAA